In the genome of Lathyrus oleraceus cultivar Zhongwan6 chromosome 4, CAAS_Psat_ZW6_1.0, whole genome shotgun sequence, the window TACAACTTTGCTTTTACTCTAGACCATACAAAACTGTCGGTGCAATCACATCCATTCAAAACTATCGACAAAATCCTGAGCGTTTAAAATTTCAAACAAATAACACTACCAGAAATTTCACTTAGGTTTAAATTTTCGGTATCACCTAGTAAATTTCAAATTTCCGAAATTATTTAGATTATTTTAGAAAATTTGAAATTTCCAATACATCAAAAATTTACAATACACTACACTATGGATAAGTTTTTTCGTATCAAAAATTTTATTTTTACCTATCGAAAATTTCAGACATAAATTTCATTTAAATTTCAATTAATGACATTTTTGACAATATAAAAATATAGATTGCCAAATTTAATTGGGGAATCTTAAGATAAATTTCAATGAAGGATAATTACCCCTTATTAAAGTAAAGTAGGAGTTCAATCAAGGATAGTTACCCCTAACTAAAGTAAAGTGGAGTAATAAACTAGTCAGTCCGGAATTTGATGGATGCCATTGCCAATAATTTTGGATCCTCTCCTTCAGTGTAACAAAAATCAACTAACATGGCGAGTCAGTCACAGAAAAAGGTTGTTAGTTTGTGCTTTCTCAAGACTATGATGACGTGTTCCTTTTCCAAAGACAATCCACTCCTCTCTTCTCTATATGCATTGCACAAAGTACATACATGTTTTCCATTCATTTGACACCAGAAAGGCATATAAATAAACTTCACCAATTCAAACTTAAATCATTTCTTCACCGTTAATTCATCTCATAATTAAAGCTATTTTTCTTTTCATGCTTTTTCGCCGCGTAGCCACCACAGATATATATCAAACCCCTCCCCATTTGGGCACTCATTCTCAGCCATCAAAACCCATTTTTCCCTTTTcttaattaataataataatgtgttaTTGATTGATAAGCCATATTGCTAAACAATTGCGGTTCTCCTTTTTATCAATATTGCAAGACAAAAGCCATTCGATGCTCTTCCAAGATGGAGCTCTTGTCAGACGAGGTTGGCTTTCTTTTCTCATTCCTCAAATATTCCTTCAATATCATAAATTAAATGCTTAAAAGTAACATGATCATTTGCCATCTCTTTCCAGAACCCTTCGTATTCCGGTGATCAAGGTGCACTCGTTCTTCCATCTGTATTGGATATAACAGATGGATCCATGAAGCTAATTAATGCGCATCCTGCTATGgtgcatcatcatcatcattctcAGAATCTTGGTCGTTCAATATTTTTGAAGCGATCTCGGTATTACTATGGTCACCAATATTCTCGACGTAACTCAGCCAATCTTGCCAATGCATCTTCGTCTCGTAGCAAGGGTTCTTCCTCATTCGATGACAGGCTTTCGTTCAAGTTGGCTCCTCAACCGAACTCACAGCCCAGACAACATACAGGTGTGTATTGGTACTAGCATTGAATTTTACTAGGAAGATTGCTTATTGATTATTCAAGCTTTTCTTGTTTGTTTTCGATTTATTTTAGAGTACAAAGAGAAGACATTTTCTAGGCCAGAGAGAATCCGATCAGGTTCTTTCTCAACGGATTCAGTATCACCGGACGTCGTGAAGTCGGTTTGCATGATATGTGAGAAGCCACTGAGACAGAAATTTAATTTTATGGGGAATTCACTGTCTTGCAATGAACTTGCAGTTGTAGCAGTTTTAGTATGTGGTCATGTTTATCATGCGGATTGTCTTGAGCAAAGAACTAGCCTCGAAGAACTACGCGATCCGTCATGTCCTATATGTACAGGTTTACTCTTGCAGGATCATGAATGTAAAGAACAAGAATAGTTTTCAAGTAGATGGATATTACAACTTCTTCTATGGACTTTGTAGCTAGGATGAAGATATTGCTGACAATATCAGGATCTCTGCATTGTCCTTAGAATTTGTGAATTTGTGGTATActtttaaaattaattaggcTTATTAGGGGATTGTAATATTATTATGTAACAACAACTGAGTGGTGATGCAGAAATTCTAGTGACTGTAAATGTTTTAGAGATTAAAAGATATACAGTTGAAATGATTGTTTGATCTGCACTCTTCATGCATACTATATTTCATATTTTAGATAATGCATGTTTATTGATTGACCTATGTATGCTAAATGGTGTGCAATGTCTATGACATGTTTCTATTGTCATGGCTCTTTGGTACAAATTAAAGTGAGCCACTGAGCCACAATTTTTTGTTATCAATTTATTATTGCAaagtcatatatatatatatatatatatatatatatatatattatatatatatatatatatatatatatatatatatatatataatatatatatatatatatatatatatatatatatatatatatatatatatatatatatatatatatatataatattaatgTTGACAGAAACATAATTTATACAATAACTATATCTATGTGTGATACAAACAAAAGGGGTATATTTCATCTACGACGAATGATTTACCCAAAAATCACCTTTGTAAAGGGAAGTTGTTGTTACTTATTTCAGATGAGGACGACGAGGCGTCACTAGAACATGGTGAGATTACTGAAGCTATATGGAAACTTAGTGAAGAAGAAACACATTATGAATCGGTTTATTGGGTCATTTGGACTTACACGCAACGAGGGATGTATGGGTTGTGGAGGTTTTAAGTTGTCACCCCATATTTATATCTGACACTCTCCATCTATAACATTTTTATTGTTATATCCTTTTATTAATAtcagaaatttttgaaatttATAGGTTTTTATTAGAAATTTgtaaatttgtttttaaaataatcaatatttttaaattaaatatcaaaataatcacatttttaaattatttatcaaactaaccacttttcaaacaaaacaaaaattaCACGACAAAAGAGCAAACGCCAGCCAAAATTGCACTAAGGCGTCAACCTTAGTGGCGCATGCATGCACATTATGCAATAAGAGCAAACGCAACTGCCAGTGACACAtgctttgttttgtttttttaattatttataaaagGGAGGCGCCATGAGGAGTGGCGCATGCATGCAAAATGCTATTGAATACGCGCTATGAGGAGTGATGTATGCATGCAATATTGGTAAAAGGAAATAGGCACTAGCGTTAGGAGGAGTGACACATGCATGCAATACTAACATTTTGCATGCATGCGCCATAGGTAATAGCGCATAAGTGCAAAAAAGCATGCATGCGCCATAGATAATAGCGCATAAGTGCAAAAAAGCATGCATGCGCCACAGGCAATGACGCATGCTCTTGTCGTGTaattttttgtttgaaaaatgGTTAGTTTGGTAAATAGTTTGAAAATATggttattttagtatttaatttgaaaatagtggttatttttttgaaaaaaatcgAAATTTATAATCTATATCgaaaattttcaatttttttatatatttttttacCGCAAACAAAGACACATGTATCATGAATTTATAATTTTTTGTAAAAAATACTGCAAATTATAAAATTTCTGATAGGGATCCGAAATGTTTTACtggaaattttaaaattttcagCAGAGATTTACCGGAAATGGTGAAATATCACAAAATTtcgaaaattttaaaattttatataCTCCCGAAATTTTAAAATTTCCGGTATGTGCCCAAAATTTCAAAAAATGCTTAAATTTTTGGTATTCCATAGAAATTTGTTCAATTTTTTTTTTCTGCATAACTGATTCGATAAAAAAACCACCTGATATAATATATACATATAATAAAAATTATTCTAGATACAAGATTACAAAACAAATTAGGATGACTTTCTAACTTCATCTTCCTAGTACCTAATTCGTCCTGCATATGCTAATTCCCATGATTTTACATATTCAGTACAGTTCTGTCTCCAACGGTTAGTGACGGGGGACAATGGACTATCAGGTTTAAACTTTACCTGAATCCAATTATTGTTGTTGACAAAACCAACATCAATGATTTTATGCCTGCTCGTATACATAGGTGGAGCTAAGGTAAGAGGGAAAAAGGTAATGTTAAGTCTCTATGACATGGAGACAAATACGACATTATATCTACAAGAAATATGGTAACCCATATCAGGAATCTTCATCCATTTATCAGTACCCTACACACCCAAGTGTTCTACTCGTATCACATTCCTAACTTCAGAGATCGTGTCATATAACAAATTGGAAAACAATTGAGGGCGTTGATAAACTTGAATATCTAACTGCGTCCGAATCAAATGCCATGACTCTTCACCCCATCTAACTAAAACTGCAATAGTCCGAAAATCACAATTTCCATCGTCAGCCACATcaacaatatcatcaatgtatgGATGCAAGAAAACATGAAACTGAGACAAGTAAAGATGCCTCGAAGATGCAGTGGATTGTTGACTTTGACCCGAAATACTTGACAGTTGACTTCTACTTAGTTTCATGCATGATCTCTTTGTAGTCTGACTCCCCTATAACCCCTCACCGTACTCCCACTGTGAAGGATTACGATGCACATCACTCTTATCACCTTTTTTACTCATTTTATTTCCCCTCTTTGGCTTGTACTTCACCGGTGGTGGACACATATAAGTTGTGGATGAACGTGTTAGTTTCCGAACCTTTTTCTTTAACACCCATAGCATACAATATCTAAAGTACTAAAATATGTCTTAATCTGCTCAGGCATATTTTTCTCCCTCATGGAGTTGGATAGCCAAGGGTACACATTTCTTTGCTACCTGAACACATTGAGCGTAGAAGACATACCTTGAGAGCCAGTAGGTGAGGAAGGTAATGTGTTGGTGTGCATAGATTTGATCTGATAATTCTCAAAGGTCTTCTATAAAAGAGTTGTAAGCAATCGTAGAGAAGTTGAAGGAAATATCAGTCTATATTTTTCTTGATGGATCGAAATCCACCCCAGTTGGTCGAATGCCAACTATAGCAGCTATGTAGAAAAGGGTAGGAGTTAGCATCCCACATGATAGTTTAAACGTGTTTGTAGACATATCCTAGAAACACATGGAAGAAATAAGCATGTGAAGGTTGTAAGAGGGGCCCATTTTGGACAACTGGATTAGCTCAAAAATCCCCAAATCCTTCCAAAAATGTTTTTCTTTTTCTCAATACTATCCAGCCACTTCACTTGCTCAATATTCTCGGTTGGAGGAGAGGAATGAAAAACACGGTTCTTAAAAATTTTGAATTTGAAAGGTTAATCAAGAAATACTTATGGTTCATAACCAGGAAAAATAGGGGAAAATTCTTGTAACACTTATGGTTTCTTGATGTATTTGGGTAAGGGACCCATAAAAGCATGCACCTTACCAGCAAGAACGTATGTGATGAAAGAAGAGTGATACCATACTTTTCTTCTTTCTGTTTGCATAGGAGGTTCAGGCACGTAAGTGCGATCATTGATGAATAAAGGAAGGTCGATTTTAGCTGTGAAACATGCATGGTGTTGTTCTGAAAGCCCCATTAGAATGAATGGGTTTTTAGTAAAGAGTTAAGGAAGAAGAAGCATAATGGGGTTTCATTATTTTTGTGTATGAATCGTAGAAGGTTGTAAGTAAATCGAAAAGTATTTGAGCAAACATGTTAAATATCCAAGACGTAAAACTGCTCAGTTTTCCCCCCAAATGATTCCAGCCACGTGGTGTTTGAGTCTACAAATGGTTCTATAAAAGCCACGTGGAAAGATGAATGAAATTTAGAGAattttttaatgatttaattTTCATTTAAAACTCATAGGAAATAGaatgttatcatcattgattTGCATGCACGTCTGTAACGTGACATTTTTGTGTAAACTAGTCATAATAGTTACACTAATAATTAATTACCACTGATGTTTCATTGATGTGACGTCTACAAGGTGAACAATGTCGAAAAGTTCAAAAACGCTACCTTTCTTCCATTCTATCATGATCGAAAGTGGCCTTTTTTGGGGCATCTTTAGACCTGGGATTTTCTATTTAGTAGGAAAATATAGTCAATGCTACATTTGGTGAAATATTAAGTGTAACAAGTCATAGACAAGGGTTTATAGTGATGACATGTTGCCTAAATGTTCTCGACTGACATCTTGAGATGTTAGTTTGAGAAAATCTCAAGGATATATCTTGATAAATTAGTTGAAGGAGTCTCAGGAGTAGACTCAAGTGACTACTCGGCACCATGTCAAGGGAAGACTCTCCGACAAACTCTGAATACTTAGAAGATTTAGGAAACCAACGATTAAGGGCTTTATGCGCTATGATTCTTTTCGAAGAGCAAGCAATTACTAACCTTTAAGCATTTAGATAATGTATGTGTCGCGCtgcgaaaaatacccgagcgcatcgcacactcgaaatacaacagagtcgcaattgaattttatttattctaagagaaagataaaatatcaataaaacccaaagagaagagaaaaagggtaaggaagtcaattatgcaagggaaatgtattagcacacctcacatctgttgtactcaacgggaatcattttgattgttctttgcaTGAATGGGTGatattatctaaaggttactcACGATTGGTTTTAACTAAGGGGAAAATAAGTTTTTAATTATTGTGCTCACCAAGATTTTGAAAccttgtgcctatgtattctcatagtgcaatgatAAAATAAGAGCTCAGTAGTTCGTGGGGTAGAAAATACGTAGTTGTTGGTTAATTTTAGGGAACGATGTTATAATCGTATCCTAGAAGTATTTTGACGTTAGCTGTTTGATTATGATTAAGATGTTCTAAGTTGTTAGTCTAACTGCTAATGAATGGATTATACTAGTTATTTTGTGGAAAGAAATTGTTGTTTGGACCATGAATTGAAAAAGTTTGTGGAGGTTTGTGAAGGTGGTGTTTGAACCTATACAGTGGTGTCTGAACCAAGAATGAGGTGTTTGAACCAAGAATGAGGTGTCTGAACCAAGAATGAGATGTTTGAACCAATGTAGTGTTGTAGGGGTTTTCCTGAACTAGGGGATCAAGGCAGATAAGAGTTTGCATAAACCAAGGGATTAACAATGAAAATAAGGGTTTTCCTAAACCAAGGGATTAACTAGGCAAACATGCAAGAGGTTTTGCCTAAACCATGGGATTAACAAGGAAAGCATGCAGGAGTATGAGTGTCAAAACCCAAGAGGTATTACGTTGGGTCCAAAGAGAATGGTTTTTTTATGTTGATTGGTAGTTTTAGTCTGAATATAGGTGTGGAAAGTTGTCTTGATTTGAATTGAACTAAATTCTATGAATATAGATGAATATTTTGAACAACTGGGTCATGCGTCCCatatccaaagatattcagaataaAGATATGAAATACTCACATCATAATAATCAAgttttttgaatttatttgagaaaAGGGGATTCTTGTTTTATGTTGGATAAGTTAAGGACATGATCAGGAGCAAGGGATAAGGTACCAAAGAATGAGATGAAGTTTAGTGTTGTCATGTCCTGATGGTCGCctatttttagggttttgaaGATGAATGGATTTGAATTGACCTGAGACACGTGTATGGTGAAAGTCTTAAGATCTAATTCAAATTAAATGGTCAATGGGCATTTGATCACCTAATTGAGTAAACACCTAAGGGATCATGCAAGATATTAGGTCGAGCTACATCAAGAAGAATCAAGCAAGCATCATGAATCGTGAATTAAGATTATGAACAAACAAAAACATGGATTAATGATATGTAACCCTAAGTTTCCAGCCATATATAATCTAAGTTTAATTAGGAATTTTAATTATAATCTAGAAATTAATCCTAGTTTAGAATTACAATCCTAATTAATTAGGCTAAATTCAAATGCTATTTAAAATGTTTTTTTGGATGTGtaaaaaaaactaaaaaagaAACTATTAAAATAAATAGGTGAATAATAGTAAACTTTGACATGGGGTGTGAAATTGTGAGAGAGAGTGTGTGAATGATTAATGGGCGCATGGCCATTGTATTGGGAGGCCCAAGTTCTTGTTTATTATTTCCCCAAGAAACTCTATTGCTTCAATTACTTTCTTAGATTTGCAAAGGCTTTCTATGATAATGTTATACGTAATTATGTTTGGAGCACATCCCTTCTCCGACATTGCCTTGAAAATCTCCATTACTTCTTCGGAATTTGCAGCCTTGCAGAGCCCATTCAACAAAGTGTTATATGTGATAATATCAGGACACAAAGAACACTCAAGCATTTCATCAAACAACCGTGTGAACACGACCATAGCCCCTAGCCATGGAGCATCTACTTAGGAAGCGAGGTAGTGTAATCACTCAAATCTAAACCTTTCAATGATGAATTTGAACTCAAATTCTGGTGAGGAGCACATGGAGCAACTCCTTGAACCGTAGCATTTATGGTTTGATTTGTGACCCTAGATGGTTCTATTTTCACGATTTGAGTGTTGTTTATGGTTGGAATTGGAATTAGAGGCTATAGTTTAAGCATTGGAAGCTGGTTCAAGAAACAATACCCAAAACCGAACAAAGCGTTTGTGGTTTATGCAATTGAAGCTGATAAAACCTTTCATGAAGAGTATAGAACAAAAAAAAGGATGTAACTTTGTTACCACATGGAGATTGGGTTAGGAATGAGACATTGTTCTTTGATATTACAAGAGACCCAAGTAAGAGAATCATGATGAACGATAGAGGATTAGGGAGGATTAACCCGGTTCAAAGAACTTCAAGCCATATGGGTGATAAGGATAAAATTCAAGGCTTTGATTTTGCTGATTGGTTAAAGAGTGCTGTTTTTGAGATGTTAGGAAGTGGTTATGAAGGTTCTTTCAAAAGAAGCCACTTTTTATGATATATAGAAATACATAATTTTTAAATTCCTATATCTTAACTATAATTCACCACATAATCAAGCACCTTCATTTACCTTCTAAATATCATACTCTGTATAACTAGCAGCTACTTTACTGCATAACATTATCACTAAATACACAATTAATATTATACTATTAAATTAATTGACAAGAAGCATCCAAAAACTCCTGGAAATGGcatagaagaaaagagatgaagaattATCGATGGAGCGGAGGTTTGTCCCGGTTAAAGGTTACTAACAAAGTGCCGAAGAGAAATCCGTAAAACTTCAAAGGTAGGCCTTTATCACTACGCTTCCAATAATTTACAAGCTTGATGattattttttatgatgaatgAATATAGAATATGAATCTTGAATATAAAATATTGATGAATATGCTTGAATCTTGATGAATTTTGAATGATGATTGTTGATGATTGTGCGTGAATTGTTGAAACTTGAttgatgatttattgaagttggaTTGTGGTTAAGTTCCACCAAATTTAGAACTTCAATGTGAAGTTCTAGGTGATGAATATGAACTTTGGTAATGGTGAGGGAGTGAAGAAAATAGATAATTATGAGAGAACTTGAGAAAAAATGGTGGGAAAATGGTTAAACGAGTTAAGTCCAAAATTGTGAAAATTGCATGTTTATATAGGTTTTATAAATGAATGAGCACCCTTTGATTATGATCATAGTAAGAAGTTTATCAATGGTTGGAAATTAATCTAAGGATTAGTTGTGGATCACTAATTTCAACCCTTGGATTGATTGTTATCAATGATTAGGATTGAAtggaaatttgattgaaaatggAAGTTGTAATTTGTGTTAGTTTGGTAGGATTTGTGTTGGTTTGGTAGTTATGATAGTTAAAGGTTAATTGTGTAATTTAATGATTGTGGATACATAGGTAGTTATAGACAAAAGGTGTCTGGTCTTTGCAAAATTACCAAGTTGGAATGTAAGATAGAAAGTCATTGGTGATTATGCATGAAACTTGGCATTTTTGAATGCTTTTGCCTTTGATTTTTTGCCATTTTTGCCatgaatttttggtgaattatCTCACGAATTTAAGTGTTTTTGATAAGTAATTTTATGTTAAAAAGAAGAAATTTTGAATGGTGTAAACTCAGGTATCAAATTCTGTTTTTTTTGCATGAATCAAGATTGGAAAGTGTTGAAAGACAAGTCTTGAAATCACTACATAGTACATAAATTTTCTAAGTTTTCTTGAGTTCTTCATGATTTTCTGATTTCTTTTTGATTACTTATGATTATGATTCATGAAGAATAACTTGATCCTAATTTTCTTTGTAGGAAAGTGAGCATTATAGTGGAAGAATGAACTTTAAGCAACATTGGAAAGTGAAGAACAAGCTATGGAAGTGAAGCTTGATTGAAGATAGAATTTGTTGGAAATTAACATTATAACATAATCACGGTGTAAGTCATTTTTGATGAATAATGATGAATCCTTTGATCAAATTCTTGTAGAATTGGTCTAGGAAAATTTCAGAAGTCAAAATCGAGTCAATgatcaacagttgaccaaaagtcaacagttgacaAAAAAATCAATTGTTTGATCAAAAAGTCAATAGTATCCAAAAGATGTAGTTTTTTTTACCCTCTTTTCTTGTAATTCATTCTTTTGATTTGTATCTCAAGAAAGATGCATTATACCATGAATTtccaataaatgaatgaaatcttATTTTTATTCCAACTTTGCCTTTTTCTTTGAATTCAAGCAATCTTATGAATTAAGTAACAATCATTCTAATCTCCATGCTAATCATGAATCTCGAATAAAGAGATGATCCACACCATAAGTAATATGGGAAGTCAACCTGAATAATCATGAAATAATATTCACCTCAAAAATCCACTTAAACTGATTAAATATATTATTACTGAACCTTTGGCCCACTGACGAATTATGCAATATGCCATTCATCCATAAGTTAGTATGTTAGCACATGCACAGGCAAAACATTAGTAGAACAACTAGAATAACATCCAGAGATGCACAAGCTTTAGATTTGTTTTAATAGTACAAAGATAAAAAGAGACTATAGAGCTTTCAGAAGTCCAAAAAAAGATGCCCAGATACAAGGGCCAAAATAACTAAGCTAGAACATCTAAACTTATTCTTCAATCCATTCTCTATAGTTCTTATAAGAAATCCAGTATTCATCTATCTCTGAGTCAAAATCATGTTTGTGAGCATGTCTTTTCTTCACAGCCTTCATCTTGGTGACAAACACCTTTCCGGTTGTATATGATTCACCTAATGCATTTCCACCATTTGTAATAGAAGAGGAACCAATCTCCTTATGCGTCCTTTCATCATGAAATCTTTCAATAACTTTAATGATGGAGATTCCTTATTAGAAGGTATCTTTGAATTTATAGACTTTTGGCTCATTTTGAAAGAGACAGGAAAATGTGGGAGATAAGAAATAGTAGCAATAGAAATATAGCAGAAGATTGAAGTTATTGATTGTAACGAAGGTTTATATAAAAGGAGGTTTAGAAACAAGTGAAAACTGCATTGTTTCATGTGCaccagagagagagagagagagagagagagagagagagagagagagagagagagagagagagaattcTCACAAATGCATACCGCTTTTTCAAAATGCACTACATGTAATATTTTAGTGAAAATGTTAGAGACAAATGTCATGCCATCTTGTCTCACATTACACTCCTTTAACATTTTCTTCATCCAGAGTAATTTCTTACAACAACTTTGTACAGTAGTGTATTGATCTTCATCAGAATATAAGGATACACAATTTTTTTCCCAAGACATTTTACTGTTGATAAGATGGAAGCAttcatcactatcatcatcaCTAGTATAACTTAACATGAGGTTCTTCTTTTCTGTCACACATACTTCCTTCAGCAGCTGAACCACTTCTTCAAATGTAAAAAATTCTTTTGATAACCATATCCCCTTTAATATTTTGTTGTCTAGCCTTTTCTGAATGTTGAACACAATGACCAAGATATTTGCTTCAACATTTGACTCTGATAGAAACATTCTAGATTCTTCATAGTAACCAAAAACTGTTTGCTCATCCTTCTTCTGAGTTGGTGACTTAGTTAACACTATGCTACTCAAGATGTTTGTTACATCTTGGAACACACCTTCCTTATTATTTGTATTATCCTTCATTAGCTTTGCTTGAAATTCAGGAAGACATCCAACATATTTTATCATGCTCAACTCAAGGTCAAACTGCATATGATGAACAACATGTTCCACCATGTTGTCTGACAAGTCAACAACACACATGAAAGCTTTATCATTATTTTTCACAATGAATTCCTCTAAAAACTGAACATCCTCTTCAGAGATCAAAGCTTATTTTGGAAGCATCCTTTCAAGGGCTATCCTAATTTATCATAAATACTTTAGTACTATATGCTCATTAAGGAGAGTCACATTACCAAGATCAGCATCCTTAGCATCCCCTTCGTTGCCTAGTTCAGACCTACCATGAACATCCTTATTCATAAGAACAACATCCTTGTCAACACTGTCA includes:
- the LOC127135224 gene encoding uncharacterized protein LOC127135224 translates to MELLSDENPSYSGDQGALVLPSVLDITDGSMKLINAHPAMVHHHHHSQNLGRSIFLKRSRYYYGHQYSRRNSANLANASSSRSKGSSSFDDRLSFKLAPQPNSQPRQHTEYKEKTFSRPERIRSGSFSTDSVSPDVVKSVCMICEKPLRQKFNFMGNSLSCNELAVVAVLVCGHVYHADCLEQRTSLEELRDPSCPICTGLLLQDHECKEQE